From a single Methanobrevibacter sp. genomic region:
- a CDS encoding metallophosphoesterase gives MSFRTRRILFITPFYMIFQFFLLKYLLMLFGGVSDVYLIILAVVIGLLHFIPMFFESKKSTVVRRFLTTIDGVWMWTSLMLLIDIVVIYTLGMFVKLPFEIILGLILIVPILAIYNFYNAHKLVINEKTLKLDNIERDIDIVHLSDVHFGSVRHKKLIQSLANKLKDLENTCELAIISGDFADGSSVVEKDDFLALKDVNMPIIFTPENHDFYPGIDSVITTCKNAGIIVLDNERKEFGDLSIFGLTFSFGDRSAPT, from the coding sequence ATGAGTTTTAGAACAAGAAGGATACTATTTATTACTCCATTTTATATGATATTTCAGTTCTTTTTACTAAAATATTTATTAATGCTTTTTGGTGGAGTTAGTGATGTATATTTGATTATTCTTGCAGTTGTGATTGGATTATTGCATTTTATTCCAATGTTTTTTGAATCAAAAAAATCTACTGTTGTTAGAAGATTCTTAACAACAATTGATGGTGTTTGGATGTGGACATCTCTAATGTTATTAATAGATATTGTGGTTATTTATACTCTTGGAATGTTTGTTAAACTGCCTTTTGAAATTATTTTAGGTTTGATATTGATTGTGCCTATTTTGGCCATATACAATTTCTATAATGCTCATAAATTAGTTATCAATGAGAAAACTTTAAAATTGGATAATATTGAAAGGGATATTGACATTGTGCATTTGTCTGATGTTCATTTTGGATCTGTACGTCACAAAAAACTTATTCAATCTTTAGCTAATAAGTTAAAAGACTTGGAAAACACTTGTGAATTAGCAATTATTTCTGGTGATTTTGCTGATGGCTCTTCTGTTGTTGAAAAAGATGACTTTCTGGCATTAAAAGATGTTAACATGCCGATTATATTCACACCAGAAAATCATGATTTTTATCCTGGAATTGATAGTGTTATAACTACTTGTAAAAATGCAGGAATTATTGTTTTGGACAATGAAAGAAAAGAATTTGGGG
- a CDS encoding AAA family ATPase, with translation MKNDNKKAEIKTTNQKQQLQKTEDKECAECVILKPVGYPFEFALMDEHIEITNKELFEEYAREQWLGLVVKEKSHLFDQKIIPDYGFEVIKAKPDNSIISETTRIKLIADELENKKDKKPFKSNILISDIVGQVNAKNKLKVIRKYLENPEKFGPWAPKNILFYGLPGTGKTMLVKALANELEVPLHLIKATSLIGDHVGDGASKIHDLFKKASENSPSIIFIDEIDAVALHRSFQSLRGDVSEIVNSLLTEMDGISENEYVITIGATNNPSSLDYAIRSRFEEEIEFKLPNDEERLAILKNNLKTMPLDYELNLEKIVKLTKGLSGRDIKEKILKTALHNAIANDSDLITMKNINYSFESTKIKNKDIKGMFE, from the coding sequence ATGAAAAATGATAACAAAAAAGCAGAAATCAAAACAACTAATCAAAAGCAACAACTACAAAAAACTGAAGATAAAGAATGTGCTGAATGTGTCATTTTAAAACCTGTTGGTTATCCATTTGAATTTGCATTGATGGATGAACATATCGAAATTACCAACAAAGAATTATTCGAAGAATATGCTCGTGAACAATGGTTAGGATTAGTTGTAAAAGAAAAATCACATTTATTCGATCAAAAAATTATTCCAGATTACGGTTTTGAAGTGATTAAAGCAAAACCTGATAACTCAATAATCTCTGAAACAACAAGAATCAAACTTATTGCCGATGAATTGGAAAATAAAAAGGATAAAAAACCATTTAAATCCAATATACTTATTTCAGATATTGTTGGTCAAGTTAATGCAAAAAACAAGCTTAAAGTTATAAGAAAATATTTGGAGAATCCTGAAAAGTTTGGACCATGGGCTCCTAAGAACATATTGTTTTACGGACTTCCAGGTACTGGTAAAACTATGCTTGTTAAAGCACTTGCCAATGAACTTGAAGTTCCATTGCATTTAATAAAAGCAACATCATTAATTGGAGATCATGTTGGAGATGGTGCATCTAAAATCCATGATTTATTCAAAAAAGCTAGTGAAAATTCACCATCAATAATTTTCATAGACGAAATTGATGCAGTTGCACTCCACAGATCATTCCAGTCACTGAGAGGAGATGTTTCAGAAATCGTAAACTCCCTTTTAACAGAAATGGATGGAATCAGCGAGAATGAATATGTCATAACCATTGGTGCTACCAATAATCCAAGCAGTTTAGATTATGCTATCAGAAGTAGATTTGAAGAAGAAATTGAATTCAAATTACCTAATGATGAAGAAAGATTAGCAATTCTAAAAAATAATCTCAAAACAATGCCATTAGATTATGAACTTAATTTAGAAAAAATTGTTAAACTTACAAAAGGATTATCCGGAAGGGACATAAAAGAAAAAATATTAAAAACAGCACTGCACAATGCAATAGCTAATGATTCTGATTTAATAACAATGAAAAACATTAATTATTCATTCGAATCAACAAAAATCAAAAATAAAGATATTAAAGGAATGTTTGAATAA
- the hemA gene encoding glutamyl-tRNA reductase codes for MILNLRVDHKLADIQSMEVISKDIDELFTKLQEKYSIGEYIEISTCNRKEYYLHNNNIPEDEELLSHENRSIVIDYGQSAVMHLLRMTSGLESMIVGEDQILGQVKDAKHNAMKNHHCGKVLDLIFTKSIHVGQVVRNKTNINKGSVSIGSAAIDLAEKYIGSLDDKSVLVIGAGKMGKLVAKALAEKDLNAIFVANRTFYVAVELAKDLGGEAILFNDLEKYLAAADLVISATSAPHAIINKERLLGIDMDYEDVMMVDIANPRDISDDVLELGVKAFNIDDLREIADENTRLRKKEFGEAENIINEEFILLKESFKMMDVDELLGNLRTSMEDIRQREVQKAIGKLSDVDDSAKILDNLTNSIVNKIFYDISKKVKKAAKEDNEEVLAACEYIFD; via the coding sequence TTGATACTAAATTTAAGAGTTGATCATAAATTAGCAGATATTCAATCAATGGAAGTTATTTCAAAGGATATTGATGAATTATTTACTAAATTACAAGAAAAATATTCAATAGGTGAATATATTGAGATTAGTACATGCAACAGGAAAGAATATTATCTTCATAATAACAATATTCCTGAGGATGAAGAATTATTGTCTCATGAGAATAGAAGCATTGTAATTGATTATGGTCAGTCTGCAGTTATGCATTTGTTACGTATGACTTCTGGTTTGGAATCAATGATTGTTGGTGAAGACCAGATTTTAGGTCAAGTTAAGGATGCAAAACATAATGCAATGAAAAATCATCATTGTGGTAAGGTTCTTGATTTAATTTTTACTAAATCTATTCATGTTGGTCAGGTTGTTAGAAATAAAACCAATATTAATAAGGGTTCTGTTTCTATTGGTTCTGCAGCTATTGATTTGGCTGAAAAATATATTGGTTCTTTGGATGACAAGTCTGTTTTGGTAATTGGTGCTGGAAAAATGGGTAAATTGGTTGCTAAAGCACTTGCTGAAAAAGATTTGAATGCTATTTTTGTTGCAAATCGTACTTTTTACGTTGCTGTTGAGCTTGCAAAAGACCTTGGTGGGGAAGCTATTTTATTTAATGATTTGGAAAAATACTTAGCTGCTGCTGATTTGGTTATTAGTGCTACTAGTGCTCCTCATGCAATTATTAATAAAGAACGTCTTTTAGGAATTGATATGGATTATGAAGATGTTATGATGGTGGATATTGCAAATCCTCGTGATATCTCTGATGATGTTTTAGAATTAGGGGTTAAAGCATTCAACATTGATGACTTAAGGGAAATTGCTGATGAAAATACTCGTCTTAGAAAAAAGGAATTTGGTGAAGCTGAAAATATCATAAATGAAGAGTTCATTTTACTTAAAGAATCCTTCAAAATGATGGATGTTGATGAGTTACTTGGTAATTTAAGAACCTCTATGGAGGATATAAGACAACGTGAAGTACAAAAAGCTATTGGTAAGTTGTCTGATGTAGATGACAGTGCTAAAATTTTAGATAATTTAACAAATTCTATTGTTAATAAAATATTTTATGATATTTCTAAAAAAGTTAAGAAAGCCGCTAAGGAAGACAATGAAGAAGTTCTTGCAGCTTGTGAATATATTTTTGATTAA
- a CDS encoding bifunctional precorrin-2 dehydrogenase/sirohydrochlorin ferrochelatase, with translation MDWTSLYLKTFDLNVFILGTGEVATRRANKFLDHGANVKLAGSDISHDLISKGAILCSVDDVDELVKWSDLVVIASGDRDLSNYVCGIADDKLINRADFPQDGDIIVPTSFNIGEIEISIFTGGKSPLMARQLRKKIQSIITEEDIMEIELQDYARSILKKSVKDQKVRRKYLYEIFEDENINVLIKDGNIDGAKEYIDNLIRGLD, from the coding sequence ATGGATTGGACTTCTCTTTACTTAAAAACATTTGATTTAAATGTTTTTATTTTAGGCACTGGTGAAGTTGCAACCAGACGTGCAAATAAATTTTTAGACCATGGGGCTAATGTCAAATTGGCTGGAAGTGATATATCTCATGATTTGATATCTAAGGGAGCGATTTTATGTTCTGTTGATGATGTTGATGAATTGGTCAAATGGTCTGATTTGGTTGTCATTGCCAGTGGAGATAGGGATTTATCTAATTATGTCTGTGGAATTGCCGATGACAAACTTATTAATAGGGCAGATTTTCCACAAGATGGGGATATAATTGTCCCTACAAGTTTTAATATTGGTGAAATTGAAATTTCTATTTTTACAGGTGGTAAAAGTCCATTAATGGCTCGCCAACTTAGAAAAAAGATACAATCAATAATCACTGAAGAAGATATTATGGAAATTGAGCTTCAGGATTATGCTCGAAGCATTTTGAAAAAAAGTGTTAAAGACCAGAAAGTGAGAAGAAAGTATCTTTATGAAATTTTTGAAGATGAAAATATTAATGTTTTGATTAAAGATGGGAATATTGATGGAGCTAAAGAGTACATTGATAATTTAATAAGGGGATTAGATTGA
- a CDS encoding methanogenesis marker 9 domain-containing protein, with protein sequence MTWEDAPSHICRGGDVRGLAFCCPPVKPCPVLNALQEVNLTPREYVDIKTQFAKETRLGEGAGTCFGSLVWCCKPSKPCPLRDMTLKSMGMSHDEYLDLKKELSERLVGVKKPAPDEKAEALAETFNVTKLEAMNVLTECNDDLRAAVKVLHARSLENSD encoded by the coding sequence ATGACTTGGGAAGATGCACCATCTCATATTTGTAGGGGTGGAGATGTTAGGGGGCTTGCTTTTTGTTGTCCTCCAGTAAAACCGTGCCCAGTTTTAAACGCATTACAGGAAGTTAATTTAACTCCTAGAGAGTATGTTGATATTAAAACTCAGTTTGCTAAAGAGACAAGGTTAGGTGAAGGAGCAGGGACCTGTTTCGGTTCACTTGTATGGTGTTGTAAACCATCTAAGCCTTGCCCATTAAGAGACATGACTTTAAAAAGTATGGGAATGAGTCATGATGAATATTTGGACTTGAAAAAAGAATTATCTGAAAGATTGGTTGGTGTTAAAAAACCCGCTCCTGATGAAAAAGCTGAGGCATTGGCTGAAACATTCAATGTAACAAAACTTGAAGCTATGAATGTTTTAACTGAATGCAATGATGATTTGAGAGCAGCTGTAAAAGTTTTACATGCAAGATCTCTTGAGAATTCTGATTAA
- a CDS encoding M48 family metallopeptidase — MKEIVTIEDITITLERKNIKNMYLRVIPPKGNVKVSVPLFLPDEELAKFIKSRKDWILKKQKYILDNNINAPLKFTTGEKHYLWGNEYTLQLIKNNVKHVLVDEEKSMMYLPVPPRSSIATREKILVDFYRKELKKAIPEVLDKCSAIVGEKPSEIKVRKMKNWGNCRQDRRITLNINLAKKAPKCLEYVMIHELCHLIEFNHGKKFKKLMDTFCPDWKKIKKELNE, encoded by the coding sequence ATGAAGGAAATAGTAACAATCGAAGATATAACCATCACATTAGAAAGAAAAAATATCAAAAATATGTATCTTCGAGTCATACCTCCAAAAGGAAATGTAAAAGTTTCAGTTCCATTATTTTTACCTGATGAAGAATTAGCTAAATTCATTAAATCACGAAAAGATTGGATTTTGAAAAAACAGAAATATATTTTAGATAACAACATCAATGCTCCTTTAAAATTCACAACAGGTGAGAAACATTACTTATGGGGCAATGAATACACATTACAACTAATTAAAAACAATGTAAAACACGTTTTAGTTGATGAAGAAAAATCAATGATGTATTTACCAGTGCCGCCAAGAAGTTCAATAGCTACAAGAGAGAAAATATTAGTGGATTTTTATAGAAAAGAACTGAAAAAGGCAATTCCAGAAGTTTTAGATAAATGTAGTGCAATCGTTGGGGAAAAACCATCAGAAATTAAAGTAAGAAAAATGAAAAATTGGGGAAATTGCAGACAGGACAGGAGAATAACTTTAAATATAAATCTAGCAAAGAAAGCACCAAAATGCTTAGAATATGTGATGATACATGAATTATGCCATCTAATAGAATTTAACCATGGAAAAAAATTTAAAAAATTAATGGACACATTTTGTCCAGATTGGAAAAAAATAAAAAAAGAATTGAATGAATAA